The following are encoded in a window of Aromatoleum petrolei genomic DNA:
- a CDS encoding LysR family transcriptional regulator, with protein sequence MNLRFVEAFLWVARLKSITRAADKLCLTQSAVSSRIASLEEELGVALIDRRERHFRLTNSGNRFLVYAERLLAIQRELKDEIGTPEPQAMTMRIGCIESVLHTWLIPLVEHLRRTQPHIEFELAVEMTPVITEQLRRGGLDLAFAALPAAGEGIRVTELPSLEMVFVGRRGDAERAGKWTLPDILEHDVLTFQRGSQPHVALIEVIRRAGLESGRIHTISSISALARMVEGGFGFATLPRATVPGFARGADLAVLDAEPRLAPLPIHASYWAYPGAPQMEAAVQEAIAFVRGFPIDGTT encoded by the coding sequence ATGAACCTGCGTTTCGTCGAAGCCTTCCTGTGGGTGGCGCGCCTGAAGAGCATCACGCGTGCCGCGGACAAGCTGTGCCTGACGCAGTCGGCGGTATCGAGCCGCATCGCGAGCCTGGAGGAGGAACTGGGCGTGGCGCTGATCGATCGGCGCGAGCGCCACTTCCGCCTGACCAACTCCGGCAACCGCTTCCTCGTCTACGCCGAACGGCTGCTCGCGATCCAGCGCGAGCTGAAGGACGAGATCGGCACGCCCGAGCCGCAGGCGATGACGATGCGCATCGGCTGCATCGAGTCGGTGCTGCACACCTGGCTGATCCCGCTCGTCGAGCATCTGCGCCGTACCCAGCCGCACATCGAGTTCGAGCTGGCCGTGGAAATGACGCCGGTGATCACCGAGCAGTTGCGGCGCGGGGGCCTGGATCTCGCGTTCGCCGCCTTGCCGGCGGCGGGCGAGGGTATTCGCGTCACCGAACTGCCGTCGCTGGAGATGGTGTTCGTCGGCCGCCGCGGCGACGCGGAACGCGCCGGGAAATGGACCTTGCCTGACATCCTCGAACACGACGTGCTGACCTTCCAGCGTGGCTCGCAGCCGCATGTCGCGCTGATCGAAGTGATCCGCCGCGCGGGCCTGGAAAGCGGGCGCATTCACACGATCTCGTCGATCTCGGCGCTGGCGCGGATGGTCGAGGGCGGTTTCGGCTTCGCGACCTTGCCGCGTGCGACGGTGCCCGGCTTTGCGCGCGGGGCCGATCTCGCGGTGCTCGATGCCGAACCGCGTCTTGCGCCGCTGCCAATCCATGCGTCGTATTGGGCCTACCCGGGCGCGCCGCAGATGGAGGCTGCCGTCCAGGAGGCGATCGCCTTCGTGCGCGGCTTCCCGATCGACGGCACGACTTGA
- the parC gene encoding DNA topoisomerase IV subunit A translates to MTTDTLDLFNAEPPAPPAPPATGGNDAPPPDDGTLALDRYAERAYLAYAMSVVKSRALPQVEDGMKPVQRRILYAMNEMRLSASSKHVKSARVVGDVIGKYHPHGDSSVYDAMVRVAQDFSLRYPLVDGQGNFGSRDGDSAAAMRYTECRLTPIAELLLSEIDRGTVDFVPNYDGAFEEPQLLPARLPFVLLNGASGIAVGMATEIPPHNLREVADATCHLIRNPDAGLDDILPRLPGPDFPGGGQLISSPEVIREAYASGRGSLRVRARWHVEELARGQWRVIIDELPHGVSAAGVLAEIETLTNPQPRAGKKEVSQEQKNLKQLVLGVVETVRDESSDKAPVRIVLEPRSSRQSRDEFMAVLLAHTSLESSASVNMTMIGRDGRPQQKNIVQILREWIDFRYVTVDRRTRHRLDEVDRRIHILEGRMIAFLHIEEVIRVIRESDEPKPALIAAFGLTDIQAEDILEIRLRQLARLEGFKIEKELNELKEERDGLQHLLDSHAAMTRLILKEIEDDAKKYGDNRRTVIEAVAAVAPAEISVADEPVTVIVSKNGWVRARQGHGIDAAAISYKAGDFAFAVIETRTTWPLVVIDTNGRAYTVRVSDLPGGRGDGAPMTTLVDFQDGGKLAQVLTAEPESTWMFANSGGYGFICTLGDATSRQRAGKAFMTLEKGEKVLVPARVVGERIAAVSENGRILVFMRSEMKVQSGGRGVIVMALDDKEALVAVAVPPDEATLRVEGTGRGGKAVTIDLKPSQLAPLVHRRARKGMTLTPKVLPAALTSA, encoded by the coding sequence ATGACCACAGACACGCTGGACCTCTTCAACGCCGAGCCGCCGGCCCCGCCCGCCCCACCGGCGACAGGCGGAAACGACGCCCCGCCCCCCGATGACGGCACCCTCGCACTCGACCGCTACGCCGAGCGCGCCTACCTCGCCTACGCGATGAGCGTCGTGAAGTCGCGCGCGCTGCCGCAGGTCGAAGACGGCATGAAGCCGGTGCAGCGGCGCATCCTCTACGCGATGAACGAGATGCGTCTGTCGGCGAGCTCGAAACACGTGAAGTCCGCGCGCGTCGTCGGCGATGTCATCGGCAAGTACCACCCGCACGGCGACTCCAGCGTCTATGACGCGATGGTGCGCGTGGCGCAGGATTTCTCGCTGCGCTACCCGCTCGTCGACGGCCAGGGCAACTTCGGCTCGCGCGACGGCGACTCCGCGGCGGCGATGCGCTACACCGAATGCCGCCTGACCCCGATCGCCGAATTGCTGCTGTCCGAAATCGACCGCGGCACCGTCGACTTCGTGCCGAACTACGACGGCGCCTTCGAGGAACCGCAACTCCTGCCCGCGCGCCTGCCCTTCGTGCTGCTCAACGGCGCCTCGGGCATCGCGGTCGGCATGGCGACCGAGATTCCGCCGCACAACCTGCGCGAAGTCGCCGACGCCACCTGCCACCTGATCCGCAATCCGGACGCCGGCCTCGACGACATCCTGCCGCGGCTGCCCGGCCCGGACTTCCCCGGCGGCGGCCAACTCATCTCCTCGCCCGAGGTGATCCGCGAAGCGTATGCGAGCGGCCGCGGCAGCCTGCGCGTGCGCGCGCGCTGGCACGTCGAGGAGCTCGCCCGCGGCCAGTGGCGCGTGATCATCGACGAACTGCCGCACGGCGTGTCCGCCGCCGGCGTGCTCGCCGAGATCGAGACGCTGACCAACCCGCAGCCGCGCGCCGGCAAGAAGGAAGTCAGCCAGGAACAGAAGAACCTCAAGCAGCTCGTACTCGGCGTCGTCGAGACGGTACGCGACGAATCCAGCGACAAGGCGCCGGTGCGCATCGTGCTGGAGCCACGCTCGTCCCGCCAGAGCCGCGACGAGTTCATGGCGGTGCTGCTCGCGCACACCAGCCTCGAGAGCTCGGCCTCGGTGAACATGACGATGATCGGCCGCGATGGCCGGCCGCAGCAGAAGAACATCGTGCAGATCCTGCGCGAATGGATCGACTTCCGTTACGTCACCGTCGACCGCCGCACGCGCCACCGCCTCGACGAGGTCGATCGCCGCATCCACATCCTCGAAGGCCGCATGATCGCCTTCCTGCACATCGAGGAAGTGATCCGCGTGATCCGCGAGTCGGACGAACCCAAGCCGGCGCTGATCGCCGCCTTCGGCCTCACCGACATCCAGGCCGAGGACATCCTCGAGATCCGCCTGCGCCAGCTCGCGCGCCTCGAAGGCTTCAAAATCGAGAAGGAGCTCAACGAGCTGAAGGAAGAACGCGACGGCCTGCAGCATTTGCTCGACAGCCACGCGGCCATGACCCGCCTGATCCTCAAGGAGATCGAGGACGACGCGAAGAAGTATGGCGACAACCGCCGCACCGTGATCGAGGCGGTCGCCGCGGTCGCCCCGGCCGAGATCAGCGTCGCCGACGAACCGGTCACCGTGATCGTGTCGAAGAACGGCTGGGTGCGCGCGCGCCAGGGCCACGGCATCGACGCCGCGGCGATCAGCTACAAGGCGGGCGACTTCGCCTTCGCGGTGATCGAGACGCGCACCACCTGGCCGCTCGTCGTCATCGACACCAACGGCCGCGCCTACACCGTGCGCGTGTCGGACCTGCCCGGCGGTCGCGGCGACGGCGCGCCGATGACAACCTTGGTCGACTTCCAGGACGGCGGCAAGCTCGCCCAGGTGCTCACCGCCGAACCCGAATCGACGTGGATGTTCGCCAACTCCGGCGGCTACGGCTTCATCTGCACGCTCGGCGATGCGACCAGCCGCCAGCGCGCGGGCAAGGCCTTCATGACGCTCGAAAAGGGCGAGAAAGTGCTGGTGCCGGCGCGCGTCGTGGGCGAGCGCATCGCTGCGGTGTCGGAGAACGGCCGCATCCTCGTCTTCATGCGCAGCGAGATGAAGGTGCAGTCCGGCGGACGCGGCGTGATCGTGATGGCGCTCGACGACAAGGAAGCGCTCGTCGCCGTCGCGGTACCGCCCGACGAGGCGACGCTGCGCGTCGAAGGCACCGGCCGCGGCGGCAAGGCCGTGACGATAGACCTGAAACCGTCGCAGCTCGCGCCGCTCGTCCATCGGCGCGCACGCAAGGGCATGACGCTCACGCCCAAGGTTTTGCCCGCAGCCCTCACGAGCGCCTGA
- a CDS encoding cation:proton antiporter yields the protein MDHDISLITTIAAAFGLALILGFVAERLKIPALVGYLVAGVAIGPASPGFVADIHTASQLSEIGVMLLMFGVGLHFSLDDLLAVRRIVVPGAVVQMAETARTLNPAIEIVLRTHSEADSRLLRSEGIGTVFYGEEELAKGMTGHVLERFTPHAAAQ from the coding sequence ATGGACCACGACATCTCCCTCATCACGACCATCGCCGCGGCCTTCGGCCTCGCGCTGATCCTCGGCTTCGTCGCCGAGCGGCTGAAGATCCCCGCGCTTGTCGGCTACCTCGTCGCCGGCGTCGCGATCGGCCCCGCCAGCCCAGGCTTCGTCGCCGACATCCACACCGCCTCGCAGCTCTCCGAGATCGGCGTGATGCTGCTGATGTTCGGCGTCGGCCTGCACTTCTCGCTCGATGATCTCCTCGCCGTGCGACGCATCGTCGTGCCGGGCGCGGTCGTGCAGATGGCCGAGACCGCGCGCACGCTCAACCCGGCTATCGAGATCGTCCTGCGCACGCACAGCGAGGCCGACTCCCGCCTGCTGCGTAGCGAGGGTATCGGCACGGTCTTCTACGGCGAGGAAGAACTCGCGAAAGGCATGACCGGGCACGTGCTGGAACGCTTCACACCGCACGCGGCGGCTCAATAA
- a CDS encoding universal stress protein yields MTERPFTRLLAATDLSAPARHAAERAALVARELGAALDLLHVASMAPLEKLRQLVAEVPPDAAARVLESAQADLDQLAAALQRHHGLAAGVHVASGPLLQELTTGSHAIAADLLVLGARGSSFMRHLLLGSTAERMVRKTVRPMLIVKQPPHEPYRTLLVPVDFSLYSVAALHDARRLAPQANLILLHAFEVPFEGKLHYAGVDEDLIHRYRIAARQEALQQLRRLRDEAGIPPECARIIVMHGDPSRTIIEQEQEQDCDLIVMGKHGENVVEDLILGSVTKHVLVESQCDVLVSI; encoded by the coding sequence ATGACCGAACGTCCTTTCACCCGCCTGCTCGCGGCGACCGATCTGTCCGCGCCCGCGCGACACGCAGCCGAGCGTGCGGCTCTCGTCGCCCGCGAACTCGGTGCCGCGCTCGACCTCCTCCACGTGGCGAGCATGGCGCCGCTCGAAAAGCTGCGCCAGCTCGTCGCCGAGGTTCCACCCGACGCCGCCGCCCGCGTGCTCGAATCGGCGCAGGCAGACCTCGATCAACTGGCCGCGGCATTGCAGCGACATCATGGCCTCGCCGCGGGTGTGCATGTCGCATCCGGCCCGCTGCTGCAGGAGCTGACGACCGGGTCCCATGCGATCGCGGCGGACTTGCTGGTGCTGGGTGCGCGCGGCAGCAGCTTCATGCGCCACCTCCTGCTCGGATCGACCGCGGAACGCATGGTGCGCAAGACAGTACGACCGATGCTGATCGTGAAGCAGCCTCCGCACGAGCCGTACCGCACGCTGCTCGTGCCGGTGGACTTTTCCCTCTACTCGGTGGCGGCACTGCACGACGCGCGCCGGCTCGCACCGCAGGCCAACCTCATCCTGCTGCATGCCTTCGAGGTGCCGTTCGAGGGCAAGCTCCACTACGCCGGAGTGGACGAGGACCTGATCCACCGCTATCGCATTGCCGCACGCCAGGAGGCGCTCCAGCAGCTACGCCGGTTGCGCGACGAAGCCGGCATTCCGCCCGAATGCGCGCGCATCATCGTCATGCACGGCGACCCATCGCGCACCATCATCGAGCAGGAACAGGAGCAGGATTGCGACCTCATCGTGATGGGCAAACACGGCGAGAACGTCGTCGAGGACCTGATCCTCGGCAGCGTCACCAAGCACGTGCTGGTCGAGTCGCAGTGCGACGTGCTCGTGTCGATCTGA
- the motD gene encoding flagellar motor protein MotD encodes MRRHRRHRQLDDANHENQDRWLVSYADFITLLFAFFVVMYSLSSVNEGKYRVLSDSLINAFRNITVNVPGDPVIAPPPAVAPPKPAPLSPNPDEEVEKRRRAEYKRMTTMAEDIRRVLEPLTQGGQVRVAEGARGISVEINARVLFAPGDAVLAAPAVAALRAVAEVLARAEFPITVEGHTDNVPIRNGRFPSNWELSAVRASTVVRLFIESGVRGGRLTAAGYADQRPLTDNTNEEGRARNRRVTILIESMVGEPPPRAPGQIREGDPIRSILPPGEAAGSAEKQPAR; translated from the coding sequence ATGCGACGCCACCGCAGACACCGCCAGCTGGACGACGCGAACCACGAGAATCAGGATCGCTGGCTCGTGTCCTACGCGGACTTCATCACCCTGCTGTTCGCCTTCTTCGTCGTGATGTATTCGCTGTCATCGGTGAATGAGGGCAAGTACCGCGTGCTGTCCGATTCGCTGATCAACGCCTTCCGCAACATCACCGTGAATGTGCCGGGCGACCCCGTCATCGCCCCGCCGCCGGCCGTCGCGCCGCCCAAGCCCGCGCCCTTGTCGCCGAACCCGGACGAGGAGGTCGAGAAGCGGCGTCGGGCCGAGTACAAGCGCATGACGACGATGGCCGAGGACATCCGTCGCGTGCTGGAGCCGCTGACCCAGGGCGGGCAGGTCCGTGTGGCGGAAGGGGCGCGCGGGATCTCGGTGGAGATCAACGCCAGGGTGCTGTTCGCGCCGGGCGATGCGGTCCTCGCGGCGCCCGCGGTGGCGGCGCTGCGGGCCGTCGCCGAGGTGCTGGCGCGTGCCGAGTTTCCGATCACGGTCGAGGGCCACACCGACAACGTGCCGATCCGCAATGGACGCTTTCCGTCGAACTGGGAATTGTCGGCGGTGCGCGCATCAACCGTGGTGCGCCTATTCATCGAGTCGGGCGTGCGCGGAGGCCGCCTCACGGCGGCCGGCTACGCGGACCAGCGGCCGCTCACCGACAATACCAACGAGGAAGGCCGCGCGCGCAACCGCCGCGTGACGATCCTGATCGAGTCGATGGTCGGCGAGCCGCCGCCACGTGCACCGGGGCAGATTCGCGAGGGCGATCCGATCCGCTCCATCCTTCCCCCGGGCGAGGCTGCGGGCAGCGCGGAAAAGCAGCCCGCCCGCTGA
- a CDS encoding flagellar motor protein, whose amino-acid sequence MDKISVVGLTLGIAALIMGQVIEGGHIASLLQPTAFLIVIGGTLGAVMLQSPLKVFREGMRMTRWVFMPPPASHAALIRQATSWSQIARKEGLLALEAQIPRISDSFTRKGLQLLVDGVEPQRLREVLEVEIDAWAAQMRQGARIWEAAGGYAPTLGILGAVLGLIHVMENLTDPSKLGAGIAVAFVATVYGVGFANLVFLPMSKKLMAYVADGVSQREMLVDGLVGIANGDNPRIIESRMQGYIA is encoded by the coding sequence ATGGACAAGATCAGCGTCGTAGGACTCACCCTGGGCATCGCCGCCCTGATCATGGGGCAGGTGATCGAGGGGGGGCATATCGCATCCCTCCTGCAGCCCACCGCTTTCCTCATCGTGATCGGCGGCACACTGGGTGCCGTGATGCTGCAGAGCCCGCTGAAGGTCTTCCGCGAGGGCATGCGCATGACCCGGTGGGTCTTCATGCCGCCGCCGGCCAGCCATGCCGCGCTGATTCGCCAGGCGACGAGCTGGAGCCAGATCGCGCGCAAGGAAGGGCTGCTGGCGCTGGAGGCGCAGATTCCGCGCATCAGCGATTCGTTCACCCGCAAGGGGCTGCAGCTCCTCGTCGATGGCGTCGAGCCGCAGCGGCTGCGCGAGGTGCTGGAGGTCGAGATCGACGCGTGGGCGGCGCAGATGCGCCAGGGGGCGCGCATCTGGGAGGCGGCCGGCGGCTACGCGCCGACGCTGGGCATCCTCGGCGCGGTGCTGGGCCTGATCCACGTGATGGAGAACCTGACCGATCCGTCGAAGCTGGGGGCCGGCATCGCGGTGGCTTTCGTCGCCACGGTGTATGGCGTGGGTTTCGCCAACCTGGTGTTCCTGCCGATGTCGAAGAAGCTCATGGCCTACGTGGCCGACGGGGTGTCGCAGCGCGAGATGCTCGTGGACGGGCTGGTCGGCATCGCCAATGGCGACAATCCGCGCATCATCGAGAGCCGCATGCAGGGTTACATCGCCTGA
- a CDS encoding RNA polymerase sigma factor FliA: MYDAAGNLDKNHLVEAYAPLVKRIAYHLMAKLPASVQMDDLIQNGMMGLLDAIGRYEDGLGAQFETYAVQRIRGAMLDGLRENDWLPRSMRRDMRRIESAVHELEQRHGRQPSEAELAELLGMPLAEYQRMLQDARGYQLVHFEDFTDGEGEDYFERHLGEHESNPADILEEADMRSALVRAIEDLPEREKLMMALYYDEELNLREIGEVLGVSESRVCQLHSQAVARLRARILGSAGPAGTPTRARRGRPPKNPPSGG, translated from the coding sequence ATGTACGACGCAGCGGGTAATCTCGACAAGAACCATCTGGTGGAGGCCTATGCCCCGCTGGTCAAGCGCATCGCCTACCACCTGATGGCGAAGCTGCCGGCCAGCGTGCAGATGGACGACCTGATCCAGAACGGCATGATGGGCCTGCTGGATGCGATCGGCCGCTACGAGGACGGACTGGGCGCGCAGTTCGAGACCTATGCCGTGCAGCGCATCCGCGGCGCGATGCTCGATGGACTGCGCGAGAACGACTGGCTGCCGCGCAGCATGCGGCGTGACATGCGCCGCATCGAGTCAGCGGTGCACGAACTGGAACAACGCCACGGACGCCAGCCGTCCGAGGCGGAGCTCGCTGAACTGCTGGGCATGCCGCTCGCCGAGTACCAGCGCATGCTGCAGGACGCGCGCGGTTACCAGCTGGTGCATTTCGAGGACTTCACCGACGGCGAGGGCGAGGACTACTTCGAGCGGCATCTCGGCGAGCACGAATCGAATCCGGCCGACATCCTCGAGGAGGCCGACATGCGCAGCGCGCTCGTGCGGGCGATCGAGGATCTGCCCGAGCGCGAGAAGCTGATGATGGCCCTGTACTACGACGAGGAGCTCAACCTGCGCGAGATCGGCGAGGTGCTGGGCGTGTCCGAGTCGCGCGTGTGCCAGCTCCACAGCCAGGCTGTGGCGCGGCTGCGGGCGCGCATCCTGGGCAGCGCAGGGCCGGCGGGAACCCCGACCCGGGCGCGCCGCGGACGGCCGCCCAAGAATCCTCCGTCCGGCGGCTGA
- a CDS encoding MinD/ParA family ATP-binding protein: MIDPREDQAAGLRRLFRRAPPTVVALYATGRRRAHVALQAAHRIAGHGRRVLLLDEAQGEDSLAGVLGLPTGGDLLGVLGGRSSARELVQPVPGLLGRVPVAACALALPLLDGERRDCVLDALRTLQRPASFILIHSACESAADPSPFALAAPRRLVVAEASRSGATDAYQVIKRLAAAGAGSLHVAVCGARGRADATAFFHSLSELVRRHVGVPLAWLGEVERDELAAGLGQGAAEASPRDAEAAFLRRLATFGNVQAGAAAGRGAPTWD, from the coding sequence ATGATCGACCCGCGTGAAGACCAGGCAGCCGGGCTGCGGCGCCTGTTCCGGCGCGCACCTCCGACGGTCGTCGCGCTGTACGCGACCGGGCGCCGGCGTGCGCATGTGGCGCTGCAGGCGGCGCACCGCATCGCGGGGCACGGCCGGCGCGTGCTGTTGCTCGACGAGGCGCAGGGCGAGGATTCGCTGGCCGGGGTGCTCGGCCTGCCTACGGGAGGCGACCTGCTGGGCGTGCTCGGCGGTCGCAGTTCGGCGCGGGAACTCGTCCAGCCGGTGCCGGGCCTGCTCGGGCGCGTGCCGGTGGCGGCCTGCGCGCTCGCACTGCCGCTTCTCGACGGCGAGCGGCGCGACTGCGTGCTCGACGCACTGCGGACGCTGCAACGCCCTGCGAGTTTCATCCTGATCCACTCGGCGTGTGAGAGCGCCGCCGATCCGTCACCCTTCGCGCTGGCGGCGCCGCGCCGTCTGGTGGTCGCCGAGGCGAGCCGCAGCGGCGCGACCGACGCCTACCAGGTGATCAAGCGCCTCGCCGCGGCTGGCGCGGGTTCGCTGCATGTGGCGGTGTGCGGAGCGCGCGGGCGAGCCGACGCCACGGCCTTCTTCCACAGCCTGAGCGAGCTCGTGCGCCGCCACGTCGGCGTGCCGCTCGCCTGGCTAGGCGAGGTCGAGCGCGATGAGTTGGCGGCGGGTTTGGGGCAGGGCGCAGCGGAGGCTTCTCCGCGCGATGCCGAGGCCGCCTTCCTGCGCCGCCTCGCGACGTTCGGCAATGTACAGGCCGGCGCGGCGGCTGGCAGGGGGGCTCCGACATGGGACTGA
- the flhF gene encoding flagellar biosynthesis protein FlhF, producing MNVKRYFAPSAREALRALKAELGADAIVLSNRAVEGGVEILALPADDVGALPGTPRAAAPAARPAAQAPAPAAEDDDFQVSLSGRSLATPVAAKPAKIIRPFNPPRMETADYVMRTRAAALSEQYSIDDWEAPEAAARPLAAEKAPAPRKPAPAAPQVRAAEPARAMEDERIRSLQEANVQLMKEMAGIRSMIERQLAGFAWGETRRRAPARADIVGELLEAGFSGVLARRLAESVDEEASPEDARAAVKNALARDLRAVASDADIIDRGGVYALVGPTGVGKTTTTAKLAARCVVRHGADRLALITTDGYRIGAQEQLRIYGRILGVPVFSVRDAADLRQTLAELRNKHMVLIDTMGMSQRDKMVAEQAAMLTGAGDVRRLLLLNSTCRGDTLADVVRAYNGPDLAGCVLTKVDEAASLAPALDVAVRNELNVFYVANGQRVPEDLHLPNRAYLLHRALREQSDESPWKLQGDEAALMLAACGV from the coding sequence ATGAACGTCAAGCGCTACTTTGCCCCCTCCGCCCGTGAGGCCCTGCGTGCCCTGAAGGCCGAACTCGGTGCCGATGCCATCGTGCTGTCGAACCGCGCGGTCGAAGGCGGCGTCGAGATTCTGGCCCTGCCGGCGGACGACGTGGGAGCGCTTCCGGGGACGCCCCGTGCGGCCGCGCCTGCCGCCCGGCCGGCTGCGCAAGCCCCCGCACCGGCAGCCGAGGATGACGACTTTCAGGTGAGTCTGTCCGGGCGCTCGCTCGCGACCCCGGTGGCGGCGAAGCCGGCGAAGATCATCCGTCCGTTCAACCCGCCGCGCATGGAGACGGCCGACTACGTGATGCGCACGCGGGCGGCGGCATTGAGCGAGCAGTATTCGATCGACGACTGGGAGGCTCCCGAGGCCGCGGCCCGTCCGCTTGCCGCGGAGAAGGCGCCTGCCCCGAGGAAGCCGGCCCCGGCCGCGCCGCAGGTCCGCGCCGCCGAACCCGCTCGCGCGATGGAAGATGAGCGCATACGTTCGCTGCAGGAGGCGAACGTCCAGCTGATGAAGGAAATGGCCGGCATCCGCAGCATGATCGAGCGCCAGCTCGCCGGCTTTGCGTGGGGCGAGACCCGGCGCCGGGCACCCGCACGCGCGGACATCGTCGGCGAGCTCCTCGAAGCAGGCTTCTCCGGCGTGCTCGCGCGTCGCCTGGCCGAATCCGTGGATGAAGAGGCATCGCCGGAGGATGCCCGTGCCGCGGTGAAGAACGCACTCGCGCGCGATCTGCGTGCGGTTGCGTCTGATGCGGACATCATTGACCGTGGGGGCGTGTATGCGCTGGTGGGGCCGACGGGCGTGGGCAAGACGACGACGACGGCGAAGCTCGCGGCACGCTGCGTCGTGCGCCACGGTGCTGACCGGCTGGCGTTGATCACGACCGACGGCTACCGCATCGGGGCGCAGGAGCAGCTGCGCATCTACGGGCGCATCCTCGGCGTGCCGGTGTTTTCCGTACGCGACGCCGCTGACCTGCGCCAGACCCTTGCCGAGCTGCGCAACAAGCACATGGTGCTGATCGACACGATGGGCATGAGCCAGCGCGACAAGATGGTCGCCGAGCAGGCAGCGATGCTGACGGGCGCCGGCGATGTTCGTCGCTTGCTGCTGCTCAATTCGACCTGTCGCGGCGACACGCTCGCGGACGTCGTGCGCGCATACAACGGGCCGGACCTGGCCGGTTGCGTGCTGACCAAGGTGGACGAGGCTGCATCGCTCGCCCCCGCCCTCGATGTGGCCGTGCGCAACGAGCTCAACGTCTTCTATGTCGCCAACGGCCAGCGAGTGCCGGAGGACCTGCACCTGCCTAATCGTGCCTACCTGCTGCATCGCGCGCTGCGCGAGCAGTCCGACGAGTCGCCGTGGAAGCTGCAGGGCGACGAGGCGGCCCTGATGCTGGCGGCCTGCGGAGTCTGA